In Phormidium yuhuli AB48, one genomic interval encodes:
- a CDS encoding NAD(P)/FAD-dependent oxidoreductase, with product MRVDIAVVGAGLAGLMAALPLEAAGYSVLLLEKSRGLGGRLASYRLNGSRCDRGVRYLTEEGRLLSGFVRSLCQRGVLEPWIEQGHIDTPEGIGLDSPRTHYVAPQGMSQIAKELGQGLTVWYSRRVQTLTAESEGWRLALEAVKEGSESPLEVRAKAVILAIPAPQALPIVETLPEIPPETIAPLAAVTYDPCLTLLAQYPQNGVPAEIPWRSLECPNDPDVSWLGLDSSKGTPSQPRSDRPLVVINSSPEFGRSHIDDEDVTPVIEHLLNQGAAHVGDWLKTPETTHLHRWRYAFPRHTWSQDSLVLPTPHPLICCGDWCGSHQVETALRSGLAAASAINAQLQQHPLPPLSQLMNSQS from the coding sequence GTGAGGGTTGATATTGCTGTTGTGGGTGCTGGATTAGCGGGATTGATGGCCGCGTTACCGTTAGAGGCGGCGGGGTATTCGGTGCTACTGCTCGAAAAGTCCCGGGGTTTGGGGGGACGCTTGGCTTCCTATCGGTTGAATGGCTCCCGTTGCGATCGCGGGGTTCGTTATCTGACCGAGGAGGGCCGCCTCTTGTCGGGGTTTGTGCGATCGCTCTGTCAGCGTGGGGTGCTTGAACCCTGGATTGAACAAGGTCATATCGATACCCCTGAGGGAATCGGTCTCGATTCTCCCCGCACTCATTATGTCGCACCTCAGGGGATGAGTCAGATTGCCAAGGAGTTGGGCCAGGGGTTAACGGTTTGGTACAGTCGCCGGGTGCAAACCCTAACTGCTGAATCCGAGGGCTGGCGTTTGGCCTTAGAAGCCGTTAAGGAGGGGTCGGAGAGTCCCCTGGAGGTGAGGGCGAAGGCGGTAATTCTGGCCATTCCCGCTCCCCAAGCACTCCCCATTGTCGAAACTCTACCAGAAATCCCCCCAGAGACGATCGCCCCCTTAGCCGCTGTCACCTATGACCCCTGCTTAACCCTACTGGCTCAATATCCTCAGAATGGCGTTCCAGCCGAGATTCCCTGGCGTTCTCTAGAATGTCCCAACGACCCCGACGTATCTTGGTTAGGATTGGATAGCAGTAAAGGCACTCCGTCTCAGCCGAGGAGCGATCGCCCCTTAGTTGTTATTAATAGTAGTCCCGAGTTCGGGCGATCGCACATTGATGATGAAGATGTGACCCCAGTTATTGAACATCTCCTAAACCAAGGAGCCGCTCACGTCGGAGATTGGCTAAAAACCCCCGAAACAACCCATCTCCACCGCTGGCGCTACGCCTTCCCCCGCCACACTTGGTCACAGGACAGTTTAGTGCTGCCCACCCCACATCCCCTCATCTGTTGTGGAGACTGGTGCGGCTCTCATCAAGTCGAAACCGCCCTACGCTCAGGCCTAGCCGCCGCCAGTG
- a CDS encoding DUF29 domain-containing protein gives MLAHSTPISPNLYDNDYHLWLLQTRQKLETRDFNALDLENLIEEITDLARRDKRAIKNLLKQLVEHLLKLKYWDREKSRNQGHWQREILNFRQQIQDYLNESPSLKPYLNEIYPSCYRDGRQLAANISQLPLNTFPEDPITDLDTLLNPDWLP, from the coding sequence ATGCTGGCCCATTCCACCCCCATCTCCCCCAACCTCTACGACAACGACTATCATCTCTGGCTCCTGCAAACCCGACAAAAACTGGAAACCCGAGACTTTAACGCCCTAGACTTAGAGAATCTCATTGAGGAAATCACAGACTTGGCTCGTCGGGACAAACGTGCAATCAAAAACCTCTTAAAACAGTTAGTCGAACATCTCCTAAAACTCAAATACTGGGATAGAGAAAAATCGAGAAACCAAGGACATTGGCAACGAGAAATCCTCAACTTTCGCCAACAAATTCAAGACTATCTCAACGAAAGTCCCAGCCTAAAACCTTACCTAAACGAAATTTACCCATCATGTTACCGTGACGGCCGCCAACTAGCCGCCAACATCTCCCAACTGCCCCTAAACACCTTTCCCGAAGACCCCATCACCGACCTCGACACCCTTCTCAACCCCGACTGGCTCCCCTAA
- a CDS encoding Tex family protein codes for MAATLNQQLAQTLSGEFSLTLHHVSNALELWLDGATIPFIARYRKERTGEMTEVVLRELFERYGYLSELEERKTAILESIAAQGKLTEDLEKKIRACQQKTDLEDLYLPYRPKRRTRATIARERGLEPLAEAIAAHNHPQAPRFDLDGESAKFVNPEQEVETAAAALQGAADILAEAIAEDAEIRAALRQTLLEQGSFESRIKKDYPEGSTKYETYRNYQISSRKIAPHNLLALLRGEREGILDLKLTHDEERFLQQLSNRLIQTGDRRLREFYQDVIQDAYKRLLQPSISNRVIGEKRDWADEASIETFEANLRALLLAAPAGRKATLGIDPGFRTGCKVAVISDLGKFLTYETIFPHQSAKRRQEAAQTLQNLVNTYGIELIAIGNGTASRETERFVKEVLPELANPPIALLVNESGASVYSASEVAIAEFPELDVTIRGAISIARRLQDPLAELVKIDPKSIGVGQYQHDVNQTLLKRKLAETVESCVNYVGVDLNTASAALLTSVSGLSKTVANNIVAYRDEQGAFRNRRQLLKVPKLGPKAFELSAGFLRVRDGDNPLDNTAVHPERYGVVGAIAQDLGASLAQPEEIAQGMRSRDLKRYVTDEVGEPTLRDILGELEKPGRDPRDEFTYASFKEGVETLADLQEGMVLEGVVTNVANFGAFVDVGVHQDGLVHISQLANRFVRDPNEVVKVGDVVKVKVLSVDERLKRIGLSMKEV; via the coding sequence ATGGCAGCAACGTTGAATCAACAACTGGCTCAAACTCTATCTGGGGAGTTTTCTTTAACGCTCCATCATGTCTCGAATGCGTTAGAACTCTGGCTTGATGGGGCGACGATTCCCTTTATTGCCCGCTATCGCAAGGAACGCACCGGCGAGATGACGGAGGTGGTGTTACGGGAGTTGTTTGAGCGTTATGGCTATTTGAGTGAGTTGGAGGAGCGCAAAACGGCGATTTTAGAGTCAATTGCGGCTCAGGGGAAATTGACAGAGGACTTAGAGAAGAAGATTCGGGCCTGTCAGCAGAAAACGGATTTGGAAGATCTCTATCTCCCCTATCGCCCCAAACGCCGCACTCGGGCGACGATTGCCCGGGAACGGGGGTTGGAACCTCTGGCGGAGGCGATCGCCGCTCATAATCATCCCCAGGCCCCTCGCTTTGATTTAGATGGGGAAAGTGCCAAATTTGTCAACCCCGAGCAGGAGGTGGAGACGGCGGCGGCGGCGTTACAGGGAGCGGCGGATATTTTGGCGGAGGCGATCGCCGAGGATGCGGAGATTCGGGCGGCGTTGCGTCAAACGCTGTTGGAACAGGGGAGTTTTGAGTCTCGGATTAAGAAAGACTACCCGGAAGGTAGCACGAAGTACGAAACCTATCGCAATTATCAGATTTCCAGCCGTAAAATTGCCCCGCATAATCTTTTGGCCCTGTTACGTGGGGAACGAGAGGGGATTTTGGATCTCAAGCTAACCCATGATGAGGAGCGGTTTTTGCAGCAGTTGTCGAACCGCCTGATTCAGACGGGCGATCGCCGTTTGCGTGAGTTTTATCAAGATGTGATTCAAGATGCCTATAAACGCCTATTGCAGCCTTCGATTAGCAATCGGGTGATTGGGGAAAAACGAGATTGGGCTGATGAGGCCTCGATTGAGACGTTTGAGGCTAATTTACGGGCTTTGCTCTTAGCCGCTCCGGCGGGCCGCAAGGCCACTCTGGGGATTGATCCCGGCTTCCGCACGGGCTGTAAAGTGGCGGTTATTAGCGACTTGGGTAAGTTTTTGACCTATGAAACCATTTTTCCCCATCAGTCGGCTAAACGCCGTCAAGAAGCGGCGCAAACGCTACAAAATTTGGTCAATACCTATGGCATTGAATTGATTGCCATTGGCAATGGAACCGCCAGCCGTGAGACGGAACGGTTTGTTAAGGAGGTGTTGCCAGAGTTGGCGAATCCACCCATCGCCCTATTGGTGAATGAGTCGGGGGCGTCGGTGTATTCCGCGAGTGAGGTGGCGATCGCGGAATTTCCGGAATTGGATGTGACGATTCGTGGGGCCATCAGTATTGCCCGACGTTTACAAGATCCTCTGGCGGAGTTGGTGAAAATTGACCCGAAATCGATTGGGGTGGGGCAATATCAGCATGATGTGAATCAGACGCTCCTGAAGCGCAAACTGGCGGAGACGGTGGAGAGTTGTGTGAACTATGTGGGGGTGGATCTGAATACGGCCTCGGCGGCCTTGTTAACCTCGGTGTCGGGGTTATCGAAGACGGTGGCTAATAATATCGTCGCCTATCGCGATGAACAGGGGGCCTTCCGCAATCGCCGTCAGTTGTTGAAGGTTCCTAAGTTGGGGCCCAAGGCTTTTGAGTTATCGGCAGGGTTTTTGCGGGTGCGTGATGGGGATAATCCTTTGGATAATACGGCGGTTCACCCAGAACGCTATGGGGTTGTGGGGGCGATCGCTCAAGATTTGGGGGCATCTTTGGCCCAGCCGGAGGAGATTGCTCAGGGGATGCGATCGCGGGATTTAAAGCGTTATGTGACGGATGAGGTGGGGGAACCGACGTTACGGGATATTTTAGGGGAGTTGGAGAAGCCGGGACGAGATCCTCGGGATGAGTTTACGTATGCCAGTTTCAAGGAGGGGGTGGAAACCTTGGCGGACTTACAGGAGGGGATGGTGTTGGAAGGGGTTGTGACGAATGTGGCTAATTTTGGGGCGTTTGTGGATGTGGGGGTACATCAGGATGGCTTGGTGCATATTTCTCAGTTGGCGAATCGCTTTGTGCGCGATCCCAATGAGGTGGTGAAGGTGGGAGATGTGGTGAAGGTGAAGGTGTTGTCGGTGGATGAACGGTTGAAGCGGATTGGTTTGTCGATGAAGGAGGTTTAG
- a CDS encoding pentapeptide repeat-containing protein: MTQDLDRYYRILGLEPGASIEEVNQAYKDLVFIWHPDRIPGENRRLQEKAEEKLKSINEARDSLRAAHRERPKSASRESQGRSPSQPPPRRDPRATSSPYRPPRRPSRDMSHADLRGVNFREKDLSGRNMEGAILVDANLSDAFMHRVNLTRADLSGANLFRANLLEADLSYAILRNANLIGADLSGADLSGADLRGAKVGTGKRLLVKLTGTKLTDAILPDGSVYQ; this comes from the coding sequence GTGACCCAAGATTTGGATCGGTACTATCGCATCCTTGGCCTTGAACCGGGTGCATCGATTGAGGAGGTGAATCAAGCCTATAAGGACTTGGTGTTTATCTGGCATCCCGATCGCATTCCCGGTGAAAATCGCCGTTTACAAGAGAAAGCCGAGGAAAAGCTCAAATCCATCAATGAGGCTCGTGATTCTCTGCGGGCCGCCCATCGGGAGCGCCCAAAATCCGCCTCCCGAGAGTCTCAGGGGCGATCGCCCTCTCAACCTCCCCCTCGTCGGGATCCCCGCGCCACCTCTTCTCCCTATCGCCCACCCCGTCGGCCCTCTCGCGATATGAGTCATGCGGATTTGCGGGGGGTGAATTTTCGGGAAAAGGATTTATCGGGGCGCAATATGGAGGGCGCGATTTTGGTGGATGCGAATCTCAGTGACGCCTTTATGCACCGGGTGAATCTGACGCGGGCGGATTTGTCGGGGGCGAATTTGTTTCGGGCGAATCTCTTGGAGGCGGATCTCAGTTATGCGATTTTGCGCAATGCGAATTTGATTGGGGCGGATTTGAGTGGGGCGGATTTGAGTGGGGCGGATTTACGGGGGGCGAAGGTGGGTACGGGTAAACGGTTGTTAGTAAAACTCACAGGGACTAAACTAACGGATGCCATTCTTCCCGATGGCTCGGTGTATCAGTAA
- a CDS encoding pentapeptide repeat-containing protein — MSQNSQPQAPTSDDLNGKGQDSISAPPAPASINPASSASEVTPETRSATLNYLKRYPSFIIISAILITIVGLAVDSIWLALTGLLVTLVVSLILILPSWSNVWQQVIPDPWRQLVVATLGLLASATGLLVLSTSNQQGTRAIRINWDAVGALGEIVGALGQIAIAILAVYVAWQQYVISRDLTIQQNRITQQQTIDAYFQGISDLTINDEGLLEDWPQERAIADGRTAAILSSVDAGGKAKILRFLSQSRLLTPLQRDRRLGRPMLDGAGGYSEDRRYGTRVIDLGVMLAATDLAKTDLRWTDLSDANLVRTNLSDCDLVMANMSRAILYEANLSGADLKGTRFFYGNPETATPRTRNDLPDYETGEYTGTVVEDADFSEVQRLSEGQRYYCCAWCGENSRKTIPGGCEGIPNKLGR; from the coding sequence ATGAGTCAAAATTCCCAACCTCAAGCCCCCACATCAGACGACTTAAACGGGAAAGGGCAGGACTCTATCTCTGCTCCCCCAGCCCCGGCCAGCATTAACCCGGCGTCCTCTGCCTCAGAGGTGACCCCCGAAACTCGTTCAGCCACCCTCAACTACCTCAAACGCTATCCCAGTTTCATTATCATCTCCGCCATCCTCATCACCATTGTGGGGTTGGCCGTCGATAGTATCTGGCTCGCCTTAACGGGGTTATTAGTCACCCTGGTGGTGTCCTTAATTCTGATTCTGCCAAGTTGGTCCAATGTCTGGCAACAGGTGATTCCAGATCCCTGGCGTCAGTTAGTGGTGGCGACGCTGGGCCTGCTCGCCTCCGCCACGGGCCTCTTGGTGCTGAGTACCTCCAACCAGCAGGGAACCCGGGCCATTCGCATCAACTGGGATGCGGTGGGGGCGTTAGGGGAGATTGTCGGGGCGTTGGGCCAAATTGCCATCGCCATTTTGGCGGTTTATGTCGCCTGGCAACAATATGTGATTTCCCGAGATTTAACCATCCAACAGAACCGCATCACCCAGCAGCAAACCATTGATGCCTATTTTCAGGGAATTTCCGATCTCACCATTAACGACGAAGGCCTATTAGAAGACTGGCCCCAGGAACGGGCCATCGCCGATGGACGAACCGCCGCCATTCTCAGTAGCGTCGATGCGGGGGGGAAAGCCAAAATCCTGCGTTTTTTATCTCAATCGCGACTGCTCACCCCCCTACAACGCGATCGCCGTCTGGGCCGGCCCATGCTCGACGGGGCGGGAGGCTATTCCGAAGATCGCCGCTACGGAACCCGCGTTATCGATCTCGGTGTGATGTTAGCCGCCACGGATTTAGCCAAAACCGATTTACGCTGGACGGATCTCAGTGATGCCAACTTAGTACGGACTAATCTCAGCGACTGTGATTTAGTCATGGCCAACATGAGTCGTGCCATTCTCTACGAAGCCAACCTCAGCGGTGCCGATCTCAAAGGAACCCGCTTTTTCTACGGGAACCCCGAAACCGCTACCCCCCGCACCCGCAATGACTTGCCCGACTATGAAACCGGGGAATATACCGGCACCGTCGTCGAAGATGCCGATTTCAGCGAGGTGCAACGATTATCCGAGGGACAACGCTATTATTGCTGTGCCTGGTGTGGCGAAAACTCCCGTAAAACCATTCCCGGCGGTTGCGAGGGGATTCCCAACAAACTGGGGCGTTAG
- a CDS encoding vWA domain-containing protein codes for MRLEDAVEFAENPEPRCPCILLLDTSGSMSGLPIDALNEGLETFRDELNKDDLARKRVEVAVVSFDSKVKVVLDFVTADRFEAPVLSAQGLTSMGTGLQKALELLDERKRQYRDNGITYYRPWIFTITDGEPQGEPKRAIEDAIARLRDDEANKRVACFAVGVENANMERLGEIFPRTPLKLKGLDFRELFVWLSASMQRVSNSQPDDQVPLPPPGWGEV; via the coding sequence ATTCGTCTCGAAGATGCCGTTGAGTTTGCCGAAAACCCAGAACCCCGTTGTCCCTGTATTTTGCTGCTGGATACCTCAGGCTCAATGTCTGGCCTTCCCATTGATGCCCTCAACGAAGGCTTAGAAACCTTCCGAGATGAACTCAATAAAGATGACTTAGCCCGTAAGCGGGTTGAGGTCGCTGTAGTATCCTTCGATTCCAAAGTCAAAGTCGTGTTAGACTTTGTCACCGCCGATCGCTTCGAGGCCCCTGTCTTAAGCGCCCAAGGCTTAACCAGCATGGGAACCGGATTACAAAAAGCCCTCGAACTTCTCGACGAGCGCAAACGCCAATATCGAGATAATGGCATCACCTACTATCGTCCCTGGATTTTCACCATCACCGATGGCGAACCCCAAGGGGAACCCAAACGGGCCATTGAAGATGCGATCGCCCGTCTACGGGATGATGAAGCCAACAAGCGCGTCGCCTGTTTCGCCGTCGGGGTGGAAAACGCCAATATGGAACGTCTCGGGGAAATCTTCCCCCGCACTCCCCTCAAACTCAAAGGGTTAGACTTCCGCGAGTTATTCGTCTGGCTATCCGCCAGTATGCAGCGTGTCTCTAACTCCCAACCCGATGATCAAGTGCCTCTCCCGCCGCCGGGATGGGGAGAGGTTTAG
- a CDS encoding PP2C family serine/threonine-protein phosphatase, giving the protein MNWRVLGASVCGTSHQKRSQPCQDAWAATIRDDGLLLAAVADGAGSATRSQDGAEWAVQAAIAYLADLTLPPLTKAEIRDREDKPSEEPDLNQLLTQALQAARTRVIEEAEAAGLPVRECASTLILLVANHEGVAVAQIGDGAAVMIDESGTLTALSQPQQGEYANQTTFLTSEGAIAQAEISIYPIPPRGIALFSDGLQRLALEMPQGTPHERFFSPLFQFIQQDSDEAGANEQLQGFLTSPRVSQRTDDDLTLVLAGAIAPSP; this is encoded by the coding sequence ATGAACTGGCGTGTTTTGGGGGCTTCTGTCTGTGGAACCAGTCATCAGAAGCGATCGCAGCCCTGTCAAGATGCTTGGGCCGCTACAATCCGTGATGATGGACTGCTCCTGGCGGCTGTGGCTGATGGGGCTGGCTCGGCGACGCGATCGCAAGATGGGGCCGAGTGGGCGGTACAGGCCGCCATCGCCTATTTAGCCGATTTGACTCTCCCACCCTTGACAAAAGCAGAAATTCGTGATAGAGAAGACAAGCCATCGGAGGAACCCGACCTCAATCAGCTCTTAACTCAGGCCCTCCAGGCCGCCAGAACCCGTGTCATAGAGGAAGCTGAGGCGGCGGGGTTGCCGGTGCGGGAATGTGCGAGTACCTTAATTTTGCTCGTTGCCAATCATGAGGGAGTCGCCGTCGCTCAAATTGGGGATGGGGCAGCGGTTATGATAGATGAGAGCGGAACCCTAACCGCCCTCAGCCAACCCCAACAAGGGGAATATGCCAATCAAACCACCTTCCTCACCTCCGAGGGGGCGATCGCCCAAGCGGAAATTTCCATTTATCCAATTCCGCCCCGGGGAATTGCCCTCTTTTCCGACGGACTCCAGCGTTTAGCCTTAGAAATGCCCCAAGGAACCCCCCACGAGCGATTTTTCAGCCCCTTATTCCAATTTATTCAACAAGACAGCGACGAAGCCGGTGCCAACGAGCAACTTCAGGGCTTCCTGACCTCGCCGCGAGTCAGCCAACGGACCGATGACGATCTAACCTTAGTATTAGCCGGGGCGATCGCCCCATCCCCCTGA
- a CDS encoding diguanylate cyclase: MVQSPAFDGCSYPESKLLEIFYDNSPMMMGIVELVKNEDFVTIRFLSHNAATADFFNLPGQSITGKELYELGLDRQVSRDIISYYEQCEQNRSTLSFEYLVSTEVNQTYLLVTLDFLGVGEQGYSNFSYLVRDITELKQAEFQRLESERRNRELQLIEPIFEIILAGYWDWNIQENTEYLSPGFKKMFGYEDSELENHPDVWQNLMVPDDLPGALEAIGNHLKNPTTVPFYHEVRYRHKTGATLWVICSGKVIEWDEWGNPVRMIGCHVDITNQKEAELSLRQINRELETFLENAPILISLFDTEGRYLKINPAFEKTINKPQSELIGKSFYCLFPNKIADIFKERLYEINKTLKPLRIEDEICIDGVLQNFKTILFPVIENKKITKFWAISENCTEQKQKAIALQKSEERYRTIIETTLEGVWIIDIEAKTEFVNDRMAKMLGYLPSEMIGHPLVEFVALEEQESIRKQIRNRCKGIGEQNIYRFHHKDSHDVWVIVSTTPLQDREGNYQGCIGLLTNITEMIEIQDALRLSKLQLGGVLNSSLDGIMAFNSIRDAEGRIIDFEYIIANPASYTITGKTVEELVGQRLLEVMPGYWEDGLFDYYVHVVESGEPGTREFYYNHEGIDFCFENIVVKLGDGLAVTFRDITPIKNSQLTLEKTNQELQERLQDLRERHSEMQILSQISDFLQACLTVKEACQVVATFMTSLFPNCAGGIFQTNDSGNLLENVAQWGDKFYSKPKFSQKDCWGLRRGRPHLTDEHQEGLRCSHVCDLPKGATTYCIPMVAQGETLGLFYLMVPPGCNLGNSKRQLAQTVAEQLGLAIANLNLRHTLQEQSIHDALTGLYNRRYFENILELELERASLNDGCLSLIMLDVDHFKRFNDTYGHDVGDHVLQSIGQCLKTHVHCCDCVCRYGGEELVVILPDRPLTRARAIAEQLRQAIAQLNLYCNNQFLGQLTASFGVASFPKNGSTRASLLKAADEALYQAKAGGRNQVVLATGNLTSG; this comes from the coding sequence ATGGTTCAGAGTCCTGCGTTCGACGGCTGTTCGTATCCAGAATCAAAATTACTGGAGATTTTCTATGATAACTCTCCCATGATGATGGGAATTGTGGAATTGGTTAAAAATGAAGACTTTGTGACGATTCGTTTTTTAAGTCATAATGCAGCTACCGCAGATTTTTTTAATCTTCCTGGACAGTCTATTACCGGAAAAGAGTTATATGAATTGGGGCTAGACCGTCAGGTTTCCCGAGATATTATTAGCTATTATGAACAATGTGAACAAAACAGGAGCACTCTCTCATTTGAGTACCTTGTTAGCACTGAAGTCAATCAAACCTACCTCCTTGTAACTCTTGATTTTTTAGGCGTTGGTGAACAAGGGTACTCCAATTTTTCTTATTTAGTTCGAGATATTACCGAGCTGAAACAAGCTGAATTTCAACGGCTTGAGTCTGAGCGGCGCAACCGAGAGTTACAGCTAATTGAACCTATTTTTGAGATAATTCTCGCCGGGTATTGGGACTGGAACATTCAGGAAAATACTGAATACCTTAGTCCTGGCTTTAAGAAAATGTTTGGCTATGAGGACAGCGAACTCGAAAATCACCCAGATGTTTGGCAGAATCTCATGGTTCCAGACGATTTACCCGGGGCGTTAGAAGCGATAGGAAATCATCTCAAGAATCCGACGACGGTTCCCTTTTATCATGAAGTTCGCTATCGTCATAAAACTGGCGCTACCCTATGGGTTATTTGCTCAGGAAAAGTCATTGAATGGGATGAATGGGGTAATCCCGTACGGATGATTGGCTGCCATGTTGATATCACAAACCAAAAAGAAGCAGAACTCAGTTTGCGACAAATCAATCGAGAGTTAGAAACATTTTTAGAAAATGCTCCGATTTTAATTAGTCTATTTGACACTGAGGGTCGATACTTAAAAATCAATCCTGCTTTCGAGAAAACCATCAACAAACCCCAATCAGAACTCATTGGCAAATCTTTTTATTGTTTATTTCCTAATAAAATTGCAGACATTTTTAAAGAGCGCTTATATGAAATAAATAAAACTCTAAAACCGTTGCGAATTGAAGACGAAATTTGTATTGATGGCGTACTTCAAAATTTTAAAACTATTTTGTTCCCTGTTATTGAAAACAAAAAAATAACGAAATTTTGGGCAATTTCCGAAAATTGTACAGAGCAAAAACAAAAAGCAATTGCCTTACAAAAAAGTGAAGAGCGCTACCGAACAATTATTGAAACGACCTTAGAAGGAGTTTGGATAATTGATATTGAAGCAAAAACAGAATTTGTCAATGACCGGATGGCTAAAATGCTAGGGTATTTGCCATCGGAAATGATAGGTCACCCCTTGGTAGAGTTCGTGGCTCTAGAAGAACAAGAAAGCATCCGTAAACAAATTCGGAACCGATGCAAAGGAATAGGAGAACAAAATATTTATCGTTTTCATCATAAAGATAGTCATGATGTCTGGGTCATTGTTTCCACCACTCCTTTACAAGATCGTGAAGGAAACTATCAAGGTTGTATTGGCCTACTGACTAATATCACGGAGATGATTGAAATCCAGGATGCCTTAAGGTTATCAAAACTACAGTTAGGCGGGGTCTTGAATAGTTCTCTTGATGGAATCATGGCTTTCAATTCAATTCGAGATGCGGAGGGTCGAATTATTGATTTTGAATATATTATCGCCAATCCTGCGAGCTATACGATCACGGGCAAAACCGTTGAGGAATTAGTGGGTCAGCGGTTACTTGAGGTGATGCCTGGTTATTGGGAGGATGGCTTATTTGACTACTATGTTCACGTTGTTGAATCTGGAGAACCGGGAACCCGAGAATTTTATTACAACCACGAAGGGATTGATTTTTGTTTCGAGAATATCGTCGTGAAACTCGGGGATGGCTTGGCAGTAACATTCCGAGATATTACCCCCATCAAAAACTCTCAGCTAACCTTAGAAAAAACAAACCAAGAACTCCAAGAACGGCTACAAGACTTGCGGGAGCGTCACTCAGAGATGCAAATTCTCAGCCAAATTAGTGATTTTTTGCAAGCCTGTCTGACAGTGAAAGAAGCTTGTCAGGTGGTAGCCACATTCATGACCTCCTTATTTCCTAACTGTGCGGGGGGAATTTTCCAAACCAATGATAGCGGTAATCTCTTGGAAAACGTAGCTCAATGGGGAGACAAGTTCTATTCTAAACCAAAGTTTTCTCAAAAAGATTGCTGGGGACTGCGACGGGGACGCCCCCATCTGACCGATGAACATCAGGAAGGGTTACGCTGTTCTCATGTTTGTGATCTCCCCAAGGGAGCGACTACCTACTGCATTCCTATGGTGGCTCAGGGGGAAACGTTGGGGTTGTTTTATCTAATGGTTCCTCCTGGGTGTAACTTAGGCAATAGTAAACGTCAGTTGGCTCAAACGGTGGCAGAACAGTTAGGACTGGCGATCGCCAACTTGAACTTACGTCACACCCTACAGGAACAAAGCATCCATGATGCCCTCACGGGACTCTATAACCGGCGTTACTTTGAAAACATCTTGGAACTGGAACTGGAACGGGCCAGTTTGAATGACGGCTGCCTGAGTCTGATCATGCTAGATGTGGATCACTTTAAACGTTTCAATGATACCTACGGTCATGATGTGGGAGACCATGTGTTACAGTCGATTGGCCAATGCCTTAAAACTCATGTGCATTGTTGCGATTGCGTCTGTCGCTATGGGGGGGAAGAGTTAGTGGTCATCTTACCGGACCGTCCATTGACGAGGGCCAGGGCCATTGCAGAACAATTGCGACAGGCGATCGCCCAACTCAACCTCTACTGCAATAATCAATTCCTAGGACAGCTTACTGCCTCATTTGGCGTCGCAAGTTTCCCTAAGAATGGCAGCACTCGTGCCAGCTTATTGAAAGCGGCAGATGAGGCGTTATATCAAGCTAAGGCAGGGGGTCGTAATCAGGTCGTGTTGGCGACGGGGAATCTCACCTCGGGTTAA
- the surE gene encoding 5'/3'-nucleotidase SurE — MAIALTNDDGIDAPGLMALREAVAQVSEEPVWLIAPDSHLSGCGHQVTTHQPLRIEERAEGHIAVSGTPADCTRLALTHLCPEARWLLSGINFGGNLGVDEYISGTVAAVREATILGVRAIAFSQYRDRRLPPPDWHVSRRYAVAVLQALMARPLEAGCFWNVNFPHRPQREEGPEPSIPEIVFCPASQQPLPTQFKREGNQFIYIGDYSGRQRDSGDDVDVCFSGRIAITQRQI, encoded by the coding sequence ATGGCGATCGCACTCACCAACGACGACGGAATTGACGCACCGGGACTGATGGCCTTACGGGAGGCGGTGGCTCAAGTCAGCGAGGAGCCGGTTTGGCTAATTGCCCCAGACTCTCATCTATCCGGTTGTGGCCATCAAGTCACCACCCATCAGCCGTTAAGGATTGAGGAGAGGGCCGAGGGTCACATTGCCGTTAGTGGTACCCCAGCTGATTGTACCCGTTTGGCTCTGACGCATCTCTGTCCTGAGGCCCGTTGGTTGTTATCAGGCATTAACTTTGGGGGCAATTTGGGGGTAGATGAGTATATTTCGGGAACCGTAGCTGCGGTGCGAGAGGCGACCATTTTGGGGGTTCGGGCGATCGCCTTTTCCCAATATCGCGATCGCCGTCTTCCCCCGCCGGATTGGCACGTCAGCCGCCGCTACGCCGTGGCGGTGTTACAGGCGTTGATGGCTCGTCCCCTGGAGGCAGGCTGTTTCTGGAATGTGAATTTTCCCCATCGTCCTCAACGTGAGGAGGGACCGGAACCGTCGATTCCCGAGATAGTTTTTTGTCCAGCCAGTCAGCAGCCCCTACCGACTCAGTTTAAGCGAGAGGGCAACCAGTTTATCTACATTGGGGACTATTCCGGACGACAACGGGATTCAGGGGATGATGTGGATGTTTGTTTCAGCGGTCGCATTGCCATCACCCAGCGTCAGATTTAA